The Manduca sexta isolate Smith_Timp_Sample1 unplaced genomic scaffold, JHU_Msex_v1.0 HiC_scaffold_1051, whole genome shotgun sequence genome window below encodes:
- the LOC115440271 gene encoding PC4 and SFRS1-interacting protein isoform X1 produces the protein MLKMGKKVREYKSGDFIFAKVKGYPAWPARVQRPNGKKYFVYFYGTGETANLAPNMIFDYAENKEKFLTKTVKRRDFNDGVKQIEYDFANNVPLEQVIGVPVEEPAEVVNDAANDTTNESADDTVADTTAADDTAADESAANIPQNETGVEDSDETGALVIDEGKVIPKGRKSKVEAAKTPAKEPAKPIKEPKIPRGKAKKEEAKEDEEEKKDEELVSRSGRKIRPKRYIDEQTEDNTTLPSPAPKKRRGASPASDKDKENVKEKQDKDKTVKHFNAVSQSELEDLKEPFKPEDPEKDNILIAYLPNGQYVGIKLFQPKPASFKNESTRLQWDKQAATNAITLKSQLEKGQITAQSVLGQLVMDLNLTDEEKATLDKERETEEKKSRVQFLKTEMKLIELEAKIKTCLCLEKADTELCLKLLAEMMELEVKPLMLLKHPTCLETVKRMRAYVGNTTSWDLSESAALLFSKQAHLIRVQADTLYKNMKELFTTPKGLSFWEFFSERVVQFKKATAKLTVDELLELVHEPLEMSVPTSHTMTAAIDAANEEEKETPEEEEQAQKKKSPPAKKKVANSNAKTPVKRQSSRKLQQEEKEKEQNNKPEEAETVENDDKDSEKDKESTDKEKEKEVVDDKPPENNIEPETKEPEEDKQMEVDQAEKEESPNEKEAEKSPESDDSKAEKTEEKEKESGEPRAKRTRESKKTEPPPRSPAKRKAKC, from the exons TGCGAACCTAGCGCCGAACATGATCTTCGACTACGCGGAAAACAAGGAAAAGTTCCTCACGAAAACGGTGAAGCGGCGCGACTTTAACGACGGCGTCAAGCAGATTGAATACGACTTCGCCAACAACGTGCCTTTGGAGCAGGTCATTGGTGTACCTGTTGAG gAGCCAGCTGAAGTTGTCAACGACGCGGCAAACGACACAACTAATGAAAGCGCCGACGACACAGTGGCGGACACCACGGCGGCCGACGACACTGCCGCTGACGAG AGTGCAGCAAACATACCGCAGAACGAGACAGGTGTGGAGGATTCGGACGAGACTGGTGCACTCGTTATTGACGAGGGAAAGGTAATT CCAAAAGGAAGGAAATCCAAAGTAGAAGCTGCTAAGACGCCGGCTAAGGAACCTGCCAAGCCGATCAAAGAACCTAAGATTCCGCGCGGGAAAGCCAAGAAGGAGGAAGCCAAAGAGGACGAAGAAGAAAAGAAGGATGAGGAGTTGGTCAGCAGGAGTGGTAGAAAGATACGACCTAAGAG GTATATAGATGAGCAGACGGAAGACAACACAACGCTGCCTTCTCCAGCGCCAAAGAAGCGGCGCGGCGCCTCGCCCGCCTCAGACAAGGACAAAGAGAATGTGAAAGAGAAGCAAGATAAGGACAAGACTGTCAAACATTTCAACGCTGTTTCACAG TCCGAGTTAGAAGACTTGAAAGAACCATTTAAACCAG AAGATCCAGAGAAAGACAACATCTTGATAGCATATCTGCCGAACGGTCAGTACGTGGGCATCAAGCTGTTCCAACCGAAACCAGCCAGCTTTAAAAACGAGTCCACGAGGCTGCAATGGGACAAACAAGCGGCCACCAATGCCATCACACTCAAGAGTCAGTTGG AAAAGGGTCAAATCACAGCACAGTCGGTGTTGGGCCAGCTCGTCATGGATCTGAATTTGACTGATGAAGAGAAAGCCACGTTAGACAAGGAACGTGAGACTG AAGAGAAAAAATCCCGCGTACAGTTCCTGAAAACAGAGATGAAGTTGATAGAATTGGAGGCAAAGATAAAAACGTGCCTGTGTTTAGAGAAAGCGGACACCGAGCTGTGCCTGAAGCTGTTGGCCGAGATGATGG AGTTGGAAGTAAAGCCGTTGATGCTACTCAAACACCCGACGTGCCTGGAGACGGTGAAGCGCATGCGCGCGTACGTCGGCAACACCACCTCCTGGGACCTCAGCGAGAGCGCCGCGCTGCTGTTCAGCAAGCAGGCCCATCTCATAAGGGTCCAGGCGGATACATTGTACAAGAATATGAAG GAGCTGTTCACAACTCCCAAAGGCCTGTCGTTTTGGGAGTTCTTCTCCGAGCGAGTGGTGCAGTTTAAGAAGGCCACAGCAAAACTAACCGTCGATGAGTTACTGGAATTGGTGCACGAGCCTTTGG AAATGTCAGTGCCGACTTCACACACAATGACAGCGGCAATCGACGCGGCGAACGAAGAAGAGAAGGAAACTCCAGAGGAAGAAGAACAGGCGCAGAAGAAGAAATCCCCGCCAG ctAAAAAGAAAGTAGCAAATAGTAACGCTAAAACACCAGTGAAGAGACAGTCATCAAGAAAACTACAGCAAGAAGAGAAAGAGAAAGAACAGAACAACAAACCCGAGGAAGCTGAGACCGTAGAAAATGACGATAAAGACAGTGAAAAGGATAAAGAAAGTACagataaagagaaagaaaaagaagTAGTAGATGATAAACCTCCGGAGAACAATATAGAGCCAGAAACAAAGGAACCAGAAGAAGACAAACAGATGGAAGTCGATCAGGCGGAGAAAGAGGAAAGTCCGAATGAAAAGGAGGCTGAAAAGAGCCCAGAGAGTGACGATTCTAAAGCGGAAAAGACAGAGGAGAAAGAAAAAGAATCCGGCGAGCCTAGAGCAAAAAGGACGAGAGAG AGTAAGAAGACTGAGCCGCCGCCGCGGTCGCCGGCCAAACGGAAGGCAAAATGTTAA
- the LOC115440271 gene encoding PC4 and SFRS1-interacting protein isoform X2 → MLKMGKKVREYKSGDFIFAKVKGYPAWPARVQRPNGKKYFVYFYGTGETANLAPNMIFDYAENKEKFLTKTVKRRDFNDGVKQIEYDFANNVPLEQVIGVPVEEPAEVVNDAANDTTNESADDTVADTTAADDTAADESAANIPQNETGVEDSDETGALVIDEGKPKGRKSKVEAAKTPAKEPAKPIKEPKIPRGKAKKEEAKEDEEEKKDEELVSRSGRKIRPKRYIDEQTEDNTTLPSPAPKKRRGASPASDKDKENVKEKQDKDKTVKHFNAVSQSELEDLKEPFKPEDPEKDNILIAYLPNGQYVGIKLFQPKPASFKNESTRLQWDKQAATNAITLKSQLEKGQITAQSVLGQLVMDLNLTDEEKATLDKERETEEKKSRVQFLKTEMKLIELEAKIKTCLCLEKADTELCLKLLAEMMELEVKPLMLLKHPTCLETVKRMRAYVGNTTSWDLSESAALLFSKQAHLIRVQADTLYKNMKELFTTPKGLSFWEFFSERVVQFKKATAKLTVDELLELVHEPLEMSVPTSHTMTAAIDAANEEEKETPEEEEQAQKKKSPPAKKKVANSNAKTPVKRQSSRKLQQEEKEKEQNNKPEEAETVENDDKDSEKDKESTDKEKEKEVVDDKPPENNIEPETKEPEEDKQMEVDQAEKEESPNEKEAEKSPESDDSKAEKTEEKEKESGEPRAKRTRESKKTEPPPRSPAKRKAKC, encoded by the exons TGCGAACCTAGCGCCGAACATGATCTTCGACTACGCGGAAAACAAGGAAAAGTTCCTCACGAAAACGGTGAAGCGGCGCGACTTTAACGACGGCGTCAAGCAGATTGAATACGACTTCGCCAACAACGTGCCTTTGGAGCAGGTCATTGGTGTACCTGTTGAG gAGCCAGCTGAAGTTGTCAACGACGCGGCAAACGACACAACTAATGAAAGCGCCGACGACACAGTGGCGGACACCACGGCGGCCGACGACACTGCCGCTGACGAG AGTGCAGCAAACATACCGCAGAACGAGACAGGTGTGGAGGATTCGGACGAGACTGGTGCACTCGTTATTGACGAGGGAAAG CCAAAAGGAAGGAAATCCAAAGTAGAAGCTGCTAAGACGCCGGCTAAGGAACCTGCCAAGCCGATCAAAGAACCTAAGATTCCGCGCGGGAAAGCCAAGAAGGAGGAAGCCAAAGAGGACGAAGAAGAAAAGAAGGATGAGGAGTTGGTCAGCAGGAGTGGTAGAAAGATACGACCTAAGAG GTATATAGATGAGCAGACGGAAGACAACACAACGCTGCCTTCTCCAGCGCCAAAGAAGCGGCGCGGCGCCTCGCCCGCCTCAGACAAGGACAAAGAGAATGTGAAAGAGAAGCAAGATAAGGACAAGACTGTCAAACATTTCAACGCTGTTTCACAG TCCGAGTTAGAAGACTTGAAAGAACCATTTAAACCAG AAGATCCAGAGAAAGACAACATCTTGATAGCATATCTGCCGAACGGTCAGTACGTGGGCATCAAGCTGTTCCAACCGAAACCAGCCAGCTTTAAAAACGAGTCCACGAGGCTGCAATGGGACAAACAAGCGGCCACCAATGCCATCACACTCAAGAGTCAGTTGG AAAAGGGTCAAATCACAGCACAGTCGGTGTTGGGCCAGCTCGTCATGGATCTGAATTTGACTGATGAAGAGAAAGCCACGTTAGACAAGGAACGTGAGACTG AAGAGAAAAAATCCCGCGTACAGTTCCTGAAAACAGAGATGAAGTTGATAGAATTGGAGGCAAAGATAAAAACGTGCCTGTGTTTAGAGAAAGCGGACACCGAGCTGTGCCTGAAGCTGTTGGCCGAGATGATGG AGTTGGAAGTAAAGCCGTTGATGCTACTCAAACACCCGACGTGCCTGGAGACGGTGAAGCGCATGCGCGCGTACGTCGGCAACACCACCTCCTGGGACCTCAGCGAGAGCGCCGCGCTGCTGTTCAGCAAGCAGGCCCATCTCATAAGGGTCCAGGCGGATACATTGTACAAGAATATGAAG GAGCTGTTCACAACTCCCAAAGGCCTGTCGTTTTGGGAGTTCTTCTCCGAGCGAGTGGTGCAGTTTAAGAAGGCCACAGCAAAACTAACCGTCGATGAGTTACTGGAATTGGTGCACGAGCCTTTGG AAATGTCAGTGCCGACTTCACACACAATGACAGCGGCAATCGACGCGGCGAACGAAGAAGAGAAGGAAACTCCAGAGGAAGAAGAACAGGCGCAGAAGAAGAAATCCCCGCCAG ctAAAAAGAAAGTAGCAAATAGTAACGCTAAAACACCAGTGAAGAGACAGTCATCAAGAAAACTACAGCAAGAAGAGAAAGAGAAAGAACAGAACAACAAACCCGAGGAAGCTGAGACCGTAGAAAATGACGATAAAGACAGTGAAAAGGATAAAGAAAGTACagataaagagaaagaaaaagaagTAGTAGATGATAAACCTCCGGAGAACAATATAGAGCCAGAAACAAAGGAACCAGAAGAAGACAAACAGATGGAAGTCGATCAGGCGGAGAAAGAGGAAAGTCCGAATGAAAAGGAGGCTGAAAAGAGCCCAGAGAGTGACGATTCTAAAGCGGAAAAGACAGAGGAGAAAGAAAAAGAATCCGGCGAGCCTAGAGCAAAAAGGACGAGAGAG AGTAAGAAGACTGAGCCGCCGCCGCGGTCGCCGGCCAAACGGAAGGCAAAATGTTAA